GCCGTCCTCGGCGAGCACCAGCGAACCCCAGGGGGTGACGGTGACGTTGTCGGGGCCGTCGAAGGTGAGGTCGCTGTACTTCGGTGCCGGAGCACCGTCCTCCGACTGCGTCTGGTGCGGGAAGTAGGTCACCAGCTGGATCGTCTCGGCGGCGTAGTCGTAGAACCAGACCATGCCGTCGTGGGGCGAGGCGTCGCCGGGCAGGTCGGTGTCCTCCCAGGCGTAGGAGTTGACCACGTAGACACCCTCGTCGGTGCCCCACACGCCCTCGAACTTGCGACCGCGGGTGACCTCGCCGTCGGCGAACTGCTCGCGGCACGGCTTCTCCTGAGCGTCACGCTCCGGCACCGCCTTCCAGGTCACCGGGAAGGGCTGCCCCATCTGCGCCGAGGTCAGGTAGGCCACGTCGGGGAGCACCGAGCCGTCGGGCAGGATGATCTGCATCGCGGCGAGCGTGCCGGCGTCGTCGGCCAGCTCGGTGCACACGCCCGGGCCGAGCTTCACCCCGGCGGGCGCGGTCCAGCGGTAGAAGAGCCCGTTGGGCTCGTCGGCGTCCTCGGAGAGGAAGACCTGGGTGCGGGTCGTGTCGATCGCCAGCGCCTCGTGGTCGTAGCGGCCGAACGCCTTGATCGGACGCGGGTCGGCCGAGCCGTCGGCCCAGACCTCGAAGACGTAGCCGTGGTCCTTCTCGTAGACGCCCTTCGTGCCGTCCTCGCCCTCCCAGGCCTCGCCGGCGTCGTTGACGGTCTCCTCGCAGGTCAGCCAGGTGCCCCAGGGGGTCGGGCCGCCGGCGCAGTTGGTCGAGGTGCCCGAGATCGCGACGTACTCACCCAGGTTGGCGCCGCCCGCGTCGGTGGTGATCACGGTGCAGCCGCCGCCGAGTGCGCCCGGGTCGTAGACGGT
The sequence above is drawn from the Nocardioides albertanoniae genome and encodes:
- a CDS encoding alkaline phosphatase PhoX, encoding MSATRRSLLTGSAVAGVGLAVAGAVPSLAEAKPAKPGGPRPGTGPREPFPPLVDDPKGILALAEGFTYAIVTSAGETTLKTGEKTPSNHDGMMVIGGKRGRYTLIQNHEIEPGEGVPVPLVEGTVYDPGALGGGCTVITTDAGGANLGEYVAISGTSTNCAGGPTPWGTWLTCEETVNDAGEAWEGEDGTKGVYEKDHGYVFEVWADGSADPRPIKAFGRYDHEALAIDTTRTQVFLSEDADEPNGLFYRWTAPAGVKLGPGVCTELADDAGTLAAMQIILPDGSVLPDVAYLTSAQMGQPFPVTWKAVPERDAQEKPCREQFADGEVTRGRKFEGVWGTDEGVYVVNSYAWEDTDLPGDASPHDGMVWFYDYAAETIQLVTYFPHQTQSEDGAPAPKYSDLTFDGPDNVTVTPWGSLVLAEDGTGASHVLGAFPGGPAYAIARNDLNDSEFCGPCFSPDGKVLFVNMQDPGYTLAVTGPWERYLG